In the genome of Rhinolophus ferrumequinum isolate MPI-CBG mRhiFer1 chromosome 24, mRhiFer1_v1.p, whole genome shotgun sequence, one region contains:
- the LOC117016607 gene encoding sperm-associated acrosin inhibitor-like, with product MPFFSSLIKAIFIISLAFPLYSETGFSRPMDFREEPDCSIYEKNFGLCTKERDQVCATNGKTYGNECYFCTDMIKSQRTFGFLRFGKC from the exons ATGCCTTTCTTCTCATCATTGATCAAAGCGATTTTCATCATTTCCTTGGCATTTCCTCTTTATTCTG AAACTGGTTTTTCACGTCCAATGGACTTTCGAGAGGAG CCAGATTGTAGTATATATGAAAAGAATTTCGGTTTATGCACCAAAGAACGTGATCAAGTCTGTGCAACCAACGGCAAAACTTACGGCAATGAATGTTATTTCTGTACTGACATGAT AAAAAGTCAGAGAACATTTGGATTTCTTCGTTTTGGTAAATGCTGA